In Cyclopterus lumpus isolate fCycLum1 chromosome 9, fCycLum1.pri, whole genome shotgun sequence, a single genomic region encodes these proteins:
- the LOC117736781 gene encoding tripartite motif-containing protein 35-like, protein MADKIVLVESFLNCHVCSETFRDPVSLSCNHSFCSRCLELFWKQAGDKNCPLCKRKSSKEDPNVNFVLKELADSFAERQNKASPETEQEKEKEEVVCEKHPEVPCWFCEDEQKAVCRVCEFPLHQSHKVVPLEQAVSDLKDQLRSDLESLQDKRDKYEEVEETYQEVIQHSKEQLLSTERQIRAEFNKLHQFLKEEEDSRLAALREEEEQKRKTISREMEMIQEQISSLSDSISAVEEDLQKHNVSFLSSYKPTQTRARVQSSRSDPQLVSGLLIDVAKHLGNLSFRVWEKMKDKVHFSPVILDPNTAAYSLHLSDDLTSVRRGDTNQKLPENPERFSKYSDVLGSEGFSSGKHSWDVEVGDHPFWLVGLVKESVDRKGEIPVSQIWCLFHDSGTYTNGAGQTVRVKKSLQRIRVQLDYDMGEVSFYDPEDMTHIYTHRDTFTEELFPYFKIGEAGDAKTADIKIC, encoded by the coding sequence ATGGCTGATAAAATAGTTCTTGTTGAAAGTTTCCTGAACTGTCACGTTTGTTCAGAGACGTTCAGAGATCCTGTGTCTCTGAGCTGCAACCACAGCTTCTGTTCACGCTGCCTGGAACTATTCTGGAAACAAGCTGGAGACAAAAACTGTCCCCTTTGTAAAAGGAAATCCTCAAAAGAAGATCCAAATGTGAACTTTGTACTGAAGGAACTGGCTGACTCCTTTGCTGAGAGGCAGAATAAAGCTTCACCTGAGACGgaacaagagaaggagaaagaggaggtcGTGTGTGAGAAACATCCAGAAGTCCCTTGTTGGTTCTGTGAGGACGAGCAGAAAGCTGTGTGTCGTGTCTGTGAGTTTCCTCTCCACCAGAGTCACAAGGTGGTTCCTCTAGAACAAGCAGTCAGTGACCTGAAGGACCAGCTGAGATCTGACTTGGAGTCTCTGCAGGACAAGAGGGACAAATATGAAGAAGTGGAGGAAACATACCAGGAAGTGATTCAACACTCCAAGGAGCAGCTGTTGTCCACAGAGAGGCAGATCAGAGCAGAGTTCAACAAGCTCCACCAGttcctgaaagaggaagaggactccAGACTGGCAgctctgagggaggaagaggagcagaagaggaagaccatcagcagagagatggagatgattcAGGAGCagatctcctctctgtcagacagcatctctgctgttgaagaagacctgcagaaacacaacgtgTCCTTCCTCAGCAGTTATAAACCCACTCAGACCAGAGCCAGAGTCCAGAGCTCACGGTCAGATCCACAGCTGGTCTCAGGACTGCTGATAGATGTGGCCAAACACCTGGGCAACCTGTCCTTCAGAGTctgggagaagatgaaggacaaGGTCCACTTCAGTCCTGTCATTCTGGACCCAAACACTGCAGCCTAcagtctccatctgtctgatgatctgaccagtgtgagacgtggagacacaaaccAGAAGCTTCCTGAGAATCCAGAGAGATTCTCTAAGTATTCAGATGTTCTGGGATCTGAGGGCTTCAGCTCAGGGAAACACAGCTGGGATGTGGAGGTGGGAGACCATCCTTTCTGGTTGGTAGGTTTGGTTAAAGAGTCAGTTGACAGGAAGGGAGAGATACCCGTTTCACAAATCTGGTGTTTATTTCATGACAGTGGAACATACACTAATGGAGCTGGTCAGACTGTCAGAGTGAAGAAGAGTCTCCAGAGGATCAGAGTCCAGCTGGACTATGACATGGGGGAGGTGTCCTTCTACGACCCTGAAGACATGACTCACATctacactcacagagacactttCACTGAGGAACTCTTCCCATATTTCAAAATTGGAGAGGCTGGTGATGCTAAAACTGCTGATATCAAAATATGTTAA